One Amblyomma americanum isolate KBUSLIRL-KWMA chromosome 8, ASM5285725v1, whole genome shotgun sequence DNA window includes the following coding sequences:
- the LOC144102386 gene encoding uncharacterized protein LOC144102386 produces MGAITALFQVISLVLNLTGLGFLLTLTDGVLPALCAITNTSGCETLLNGNTTCAAPISVTLPDTLNVSRCVNQTLLLCQNGTLASDRLVINVISTVTCLLTTLLGTNPGNMLNGLGCIVAGLIDRIPILNIGAFFLRALFRCT; encoded by the exons ATGGGAGCCATTACTGCCCTATTCCAAGTCATCTCACTCGTCCTGAACCTCACAGGCTTAG GTTTCCTGCTCACATTAACGGATGGTGTGCTGCCTGCCCTGTGCGCCATCACCAACACGAGCGGATGTGAAACACTCCTCAACGGAAACACCACCTGCGCGGCTCCCATTTCCGTCACGTTGCCAGACACTTTGAACGTCTCAAGA TGCGTCAACCAAACCCTGCTCCTCTGCCAAAACGGAACGCTCGCATCG GATAGGCTCGTCATCAACGTCATCAGCACTGTGACG TGCCTCCTGACGACGCTGTTGGGCACCAATCCCGGCAACATGCTCAACGGACTGGGCTGCATCGTCGCCGGACTTATAGATCGGATTCCTATCCTCAACATCGGGGCGTTCTTCCTCAGGGCCTTGTTCAGAT GTACGTAA